A genome region from Fervidicoccaceae archaeon includes the following:
- a CDS encoding bifunctional hydroxymethylpyrimidine kinase/phosphomethylpyrimidine kinase, which produces MVCSARTRRAERSPPRALTIAGSDSGGGAGIQADLKTFAALGVHGMSAITSITAQNTLEVRGIYDVSPEMVALQIDAVAQDIGVDAAKTGMLSNSAIVSVVAKKVSEYGFPLVVDPVMIAKSGARLLREDAVEALTRELLPLATVVTPNRMEAEALSGIEIRSLDDAVRAAKKIIEELRPRIVVIKGGHLAGEESIDVVHDGASARILRAPRIPEEEACTHGTGCSFSAAIAAYIALGLDPIEAIAKAKEFITGAIKYSYRVGGGHCPVNPMYFVVMDAEKHRIARSLTEAVRRLNEKLDVVVGHVPESKIRIAACLPPWYVRGIDEVASIPGGLALVGSELRAASPPVFGASGDRAASLLLEATRAGWPHRAALAVAFSRELVEAAEKRGLIVYVHDWRGKKEPEELEARAAELVRNASADPTSRVPDVIAETGSFGREDLIYFFGTSVDEAVSRFLRVAA; this is translated from the coding sequence GTGGTCTGCTCCGCCCGGACGCGGAGAGCGGAGCGGAGCCCTCCGAGGGCCCTCACGATAGCTGGAAGCGATTCGGGCGGAGGAGCGGGAATTCAGGCCGACCTCAAGACGTTCGCCGCTCTAGGAGTGCACGGCATGAGCGCCATCACGAGCATCACTGCTCAGAATACGCTCGAGGTGCGCGGGATATACGACGTGAGCCCGGAGATGGTGGCTCTCCAGATAGACGCAGTGGCTCAGGACATAGGAGTCGACGCCGCTAAGACGGGCATGCTGAGCAACTCCGCCATAGTCTCCGTCGTCGCTAAGAAGGTGAGCGAGTACGGCTTCCCCCTCGTTGTCGACCCCGTTATGATAGCCAAGAGCGGGGCGAGGCTCTTGAGGGAGGACGCCGTGGAGGCTCTCACGAGAGAGCTCCTTCCTCTCGCTACGGTCGTGACGCCCAATAGAATGGAGGCCGAGGCCCTCTCGGGCATAGAGATAAGGAGCCTAGACGATGCCGTTCGAGCGGCGAAGAAGATAATCGAGGAGCTGCGCCCCCGCATCGTCGTGATCAAGGGGGGACATTTAGCCGGCGAGGAGAGCATCGACGTGGTCCACGACGGAGCGAGCGCCAGGATCTTGAGAGCGCCGAGAATCCCCGAAGAGGAGGCCTGCACTCACGGGACCGGCTGCAGCTTCAGCGCCGCCATCGCCGCCTATATCGCGTTGGGCCTAGACCCCATCGAGGCGATCGCGAAGGCCAAGGAATTCATCACTGGGGCGATAAAATACAGCTACAGGGTTGGTGGAGGGCACTGCCCGGTCAATCCGATGTACTTCGTCGTTATGGACGCCGAGAAACACAGGATAGCTCGCTCACTCACCGAGGCGGTGAGAAGGCTCAACGAGAAGCTAGACGTGGTGGTCGGGCACGTGCCCGAGTCCAAGATCAGGATCGCGGCCTGCCTCCCCCCGTGGTACGTGAGAGGAATCGACGAGGTGGCCTCGATCCCCGGTGGCCTAGCGCTCGTGGGGAGCGAGCTGCGGGCGGCGTCTCCTCCCGTCTTCGGGGCCTCGGGGGACAGAGCGGCTTCTCTCCTACTCGAGGCGACGAGAGCGGGCTGGCCCCACAGAGCGGCCCTGGCCGTGGCGTTCTCGAGAGAACTCGTCGAGGCCGCCGAGAAGAGGGGGCTGATCGTTTACGTCCACGACTGGAGAGGCAAAAAGGAGCCGGAGGAGCTCGAGGCCAGAGCGGCCGAGCTCGTTAGGAACGCTTCGGCCGATCCGACGAGCCGGGTCCCGGACGTGATCGCGGAGACTGGGAGCTTCGGGCGAGAGGACCTGATCTACTTCTTCGGGACCTCGGTAGATGAGGCCGTTTCCAGGTTCCTGAGGGTCGCGGCGTGA
- a CDS encoding phenylalanine--tRNA ligase subunit alpha gives MSEAPLSDSERRVLSALLSSGGSAWLDELSETSGLPPSTLASVVELLKLRGLVREELVIEEKVEVTRLGAEALERGLPEERLVELLSRTGGSLDAAEASRILGEEASVAIGEARRRGLVSLEGRELRLVEGAAERVFRLRAALISAARGERARDEEVLKELEERRLVKRVLRRRRRVVAEVSAARRALETTRPALTRLTSEDLVTGRWRAAELKAYNVEAEPPRLWPGEPHPMSEFVEYVRSVLFEMGFTEVAGPFVEQEFWNFDVLFQAQDHPSREIHDTFWLKHRVGKIIGSSRELVERVRAVHERGGSCGSTGWMVEWSEEIASRLVLRTQMTSSTIRALISGLEPPFRVFSIGKVFRPEKIDPKRLPEFHQLDGIIGEEGMSFSVLLGTLRELFERLGFERVKFRPAYFPFTEPSVEGYVWIDGRGWVEVFGAGMFRPEVLEIAGFEGEVGAWGMGLDRLAMSFFGVDDIRLLYSRDASKVRELSAKCRLRQLARAT, from the coding sequence TTGAGCGAGGCTCCTCTCAGCGACAGCGAGAGGAGGGTTCTGTCGGCTCTCCTCTCGAGCGGGGGCTCGGCTTGGCTCGATGAGCTCTCGGAGACCTCGGGGCTCCCCCCCTCGACTCTCGCCAGCGTGGTCGAGCTCCTCAAGCTGAGGGGGCTCGTCCGCGAAGAGCTCGTGATCGAGGAGAAGGTCGAGGTAACGAGGCTGGGAGCTGAGGCTCTCGAACGAGGTCTCCCCGAGGAGAGGCTCGTCGAGTTGCTCTCGAGAACCGGCGGATCACTCGATGCGGCCGAGGCCTCGAGGATCTTGGGCGAGGAGGCCTCCGTGGCAATAGGCGAGGCCAGGCGCAGAGGGCTGGTCTCGCTCGAGGGGAGGGAGCTGAGACTCGTTGAGGGGGCCGCGGAGAGGGTCTTCAGGCTCCGCGCCGCTCTGATCTCCGCGGCTCGAGGAGAAAGGGCGAGAGACGAGGAGGTCCTCAAAGAGCTCGAGGAGAGGAGGCTGGTCAAGAGAGTCCTCAGGCGACGGAGGAGAGTGGTCGCCGAAGTCTCGGCAGCAAGAAGAGCGCTGGAGACGACGAGGCCCGCGCTGACGAGGCTCACGTCGGAGGACCTCGTCACGGGGAGATGGAGAGCGGCCGAGCTCAAGGCCTATAACGTAGAGGCGGAGCCTCCTCGCCTGTGGCCTGGCGAGCCGCACCCGATGAGCGAGTTCGTCGAGTACGTCAGGAGCGTGCTCTTCGAGATGGGCTTCACCGAGGTGGCGGGGCCCTTCGTCGAGCAAGAGTTCTGGAATTTCGATGTGCTCTTCCAGGCTCAGGACCACCCCTCGCGCGAGATACACGACACGTTCTGGCTGAAGCACAGAGTGGGGAAGATCATTGGGTCGAGCCGCGAGCTCGTCGAGAGAGTCAGGGCGGTGCACGAGCGCGGGGGGTCCTGCGGCAGCACGGGGTGGATGGTGGAGTGGAGCGAGGAGATCGCGTCTAGGCTCGTGCTCAGGACTCAGATGACTAGCTCCACGATCAGGGCTCTCATATCGGGGCTCGAGCCGCCCTTCAGGGTCTTCTCGATAGGCAAGGTCTTCAGGCCAGAGAAGATAGACCCGAAGAGGCTCCCCGAGTTCCACCAGCTCGATGGGATAATCGGCGAGGAGGGGATGAGCTTCTCCGTGTTGCTCGGAACGTTGAGAGAGCTCTTCGAGAGGCTCGGCTTCGAGAGAGTCAAGTTCAGACCGGCCTATTTCCCCTTCACCGAGCCGAGCGTCGAAGGCTACGTCTGGATCGATGGCAGAGGATGGGTCGAGGTCTTCGGGGCCGGCATGTTCAGGCCGGAGGTCTTGGAGATTGCCGGTTTCGAGGGGGAAGTGGGGGCGTGGGGGATGGGGCTCGATAGATTGGCTATGAGCTTTTTCGGAGTCGACGACATAAGGCTCCTGTACTCGAGAGATGCCTCCAAGGTGAGGGAGCTGAGCGCTAAGTGCAGGCTCAGGCAATTAGCGAGGGCGACGTGA
- the argF gene encoding ornithine carbamoyltransferase, which yields MSHRPPRLLSVLDLEPSEMLEVVELGLHFKRLYYEGRRTVGVLEGKSIALLFERPSTRTRVSFELAVRQLGGHPIVLYSSELQLARGETVADTARTLSRYVDGIVARVSKHQHLVELADNASVPVINALSDREHPVQALGDLMTVREKLGRLTGVSLALVGDGRSNVFVSLLLAGAALGLDLRLASPRPLWPSEDVISRAEELARSSGASVRLFEDPKEAVTGADVVYTDVWVSMGCEPEREWRVKLLEPYRVDAKLMRSASPAAIFMHCLPAKRGEEVTDEVLDGPSSVVWDQAENRLHIQKGLLYYLYRRVI from the coding sequence TTGAGCCACAGACCCCCCCGCCTCCTGAGCGTCCTGGATCTCGAGCCCTCCGAGATGCTCGAAGTGGTAGAGCTCGGGCTGCACTTCAAGAGGCTATACTATGAGGGCAGAAGGACCGTCGGAGTCCTCGAGGGCAAGAGCATAGCGCTTCTATTCGAGAGGCCGAGCACCAGGACGAGAGTGAGCTTCGAGCTCGCGGTGAGACAGCTCGGCGGCCACCCCATAGTGCTCTATTCGAGCGAGCTTCAGCTTGCCCGCGGCGAGACCGTCGCCGACACGGCCAGGACTCTATCGAGGTACGTTGATGGGATCGTGGCGAGAGTCTCTAAGCATCAACACTTGGTGGAACTCGCGGACAACGCCTCCGTCCCCGTGATAAATGCGCTGAGCGATAGAGAGCACCCGGTCCAAGCCCTCGGGGATCTCATGACGGTGAGAGAGAAGCTCGGCAGGTTGACCGGCGTCTCGCTGGCGCTCGTGGGAGACGGTAGGAGCAACGTCTTCGTGAGCCTCCTGCTCGCCGGCGCTGCTCTAGGCCTCGACTTGAGGCTCGCGTCTCCGAGGCCCCTTTGGCCGAGCGAGGACGTGATCTCGAGAGCTGAAGAGCTGGCGAGGTCCTCGGGAGCCTCGGTCAGACTATTCGAAGACCCCAAAGAAGCCGTGACCGGAGCCGACGTAGTCTACACCGACGTTTGGGTGAGCATGGGCTGCGAGCCGGAGCGAGAATGGAGGGTCAAGCTGTTAGAGCCCTATCGCGTCGACGCGAAGCTCATGAGGTCGGCCTCGCCAGCGGCGATCTTCATGCACTGCCTCCCAGCCAAGAGGGGCGAGGAGGTGACAGACGAGGTCTTGGACGGACCCTCGAGCGTTGTATGGGACCAAGCCGAGAACAGGCTGCACATCCAGAAGGGGCTGCTGTACTACTTGTACAGGAGGGTTATTTGA
- a CDS encoding NAD(P)/FAD-dependent oxidoreductase, producing the protein MSSPPSSKALSRVAVVGAGPWGLLLAESLASSNCDVVVFEEHSRVGPPRHCAGIVSTRVFSSLGEPIECVEAEHRSLRVVTRLGGELRLRGSPLLVSLERVCLEEVLLERAERAGADVRLGVRVERFGEKGEVVVEGGVERFDHVVLAFGARSELSPLLWERVRSGLPGLNAVVELEEPPLDGSEVLVLVDHSIARGFFSWFAPLGGRRALVGLASESWRGGRRRLEAAVKAAVGAKVRSFLNLFGGVVLRGPPLRRLWAGRVTVVGDAGGLVKPLTGGGLYSASLVAERVKGASCEEALRELRLALSDEARRLRLSRPLAEIVHDPANEGLVDSIISALGSSGLPELLDFDEHERVLSLLARDLRLATRVALTLIARGSRLDNARRLLELALELASPSVPRPTVSRPSSSAKRHRPRA; encoded by the coding sequence GTGAGTTCCCCGCCGAGTAGCAAGGCCTTGAGCCGCGTCGCCGTGGTGGGCGCTGGGCCCTGGGGTCTCTTGCTAGCCGAGAGCCTCGCGTCGTCGAACTGCGATGTAGTCGTGTTCGAGGAGCACTCGAGGGTAGGCCCGCCTAGGCACTGCGCCGGCATAGTATCGACGCGCGTCTTCTCGTCTCTCGGAGAGCCGATCGAGTGCGTCGAGGCCGAGCACCGCTCTCTCCGCGTAGTGACGCGCTTGGGGGGAGAGCTGAGGCTTAGAGGATCTCCCCTCCTCGTCTCGCTCGAGAGAGTCTGTCTCGAGGAGGTCCTGCTCGAGCGTGCCGAGAGAGCGGGGGCCGACGTGAGGTTGGGCGTCAGGGTCGAGAGGTTCGGCGAGAAGGGAGAGGTCGTGGTCGAGGGAGGGGTCGAGAGGTTTGACCACGTGGTCCTGGCCTTCGGGGCTAGGTCGGAGCTCTCGCCTCTCCTCTGGGAGAGGGTCCGAAGCGGTCTGCCCGGCCTCAACGCCGTGGTCGAGCTCGAGGAGCCTCCTCTCGACGGGAGCGAGGTCCTGGTCCTCGTTGATCACTCTATAGCGCGCGGCTTCTTCTCGTGGTTCGCGCCGCTCGGCGGCAGGAGAGCTCTAGTAGGCCTGGCCTCCGAGAGCTGGAGAGGGGGTCGCCGAAGGCTCGAGGCGGCGGTGAAGGCGGCGGTCGGGGCTAAGGTGAGGTCTTTCCTCAACCTCTTCGGAGGCGTGGTCCTCCGAGGTCCTCCGCTTCGCAGACTGTGGGCCGGGAGAGTCACCGTCGTGGGAGACGCCGGGGGTCTCGTCAAGCCTCTAACGGGCGGAGGCCTCTACTCGGCCTCTCTCGTGGCCGAGAGAGTCAAGGGAGCCAGCTGCGAGGAGGCTCTGCGTGAGCTCAGGCTAGCGCTGAGCGATGAGGCGAGGAGGCTCAGGCTGTCGAGGCCTCTTGCCGAGATCGTGCACGACCCGGCCAACGAGGGCCTCGTGGACTCTATAATCTCGGCGCTGGGCTCGAGCGGTCTCCCCGAGCTCCTCGACTTCGACGAGCACGAGCGCGTGCTGTCGCTGCTCGCGAGGGATCTTCGCCTAGCGACTCGGGTGGCTTTGACTCTGATCGCGCGCGGCTCCAGGCTCGATAACGCTCGCAGACTGCTCGAGCTGGCGCTGGAGCTGGCGAGTCCTAGTGTGCCCCGCCCTACCGTCTCGCGTCCATCTTCATCTGCCAAGCGGCATCGTCCGCGAGCGTGA
- a CDS encoding BlaI/MecI/CopY family transcriptional regulator — protein sequence MRARAKRAQVYGKLKKVYDDGEVTVVLAPNELELETILIDIINELGGAATVRDIHSFLEAIASEEKIRKVLHKLVSRGLVRQHRDGRYELVKPIVTGRAE from the coding sequence TTGAGAGCTCGAGCCAAGAGAGCCCAAGTGTACGGGAAATTGAAGAAGGTCTACGACGACGGAGAAGTCACCGTGGTGCTCGCGCCGAACGAGCTCGAGCTCGAGACTATACTGATCGACATAATCAATGAGCTAGGCGGCGCCGCGACGGTGCGCGATATACACTCCTTTCTCGAGGCCATAGCGAGCGAGGAGAAGATCAGGAAAGTCCTCCACAAGCTCGTCTCGAGAGGGCTGGTCCGCCAGCATCGCGATGGGAGGTACGAGCTCGTGAAGCCTATCGTGACGGGGAGAGCCGAGTGA
- a CDS encoding alanine--glyoxylate aminotransferase family protein yields the protein MKVYTDKFVLSPGPTEIPDEIRLALARKTTNPDLDPDFRQEYEQASRKLAALLGALEHDVLIMMGEAMLGLEASVVSLLDRGQKAIIVSNGVFGEGFAELVRAHGAIPVEVRLDWRRRLDASKVAEALDSNPDARVVYAVHCETPTGVLNGLEELGRIASRSGAVLVVDCVSSAGGARIEASAWNIDVLIVGSQKALNLPSGLTIMAINEKAWEAIEKRRPGGFYLNLALWRSYARGAAEMPPHTLSDSMVYALNASLDAFFREGPTNVFARHELAKRACWRAAEALGLEPYPSSEEDASPTVTALLAPESVNSEALRLKVWRKCGIMLGGGVGPLRGRVIRVGHMGFTASRSHVILAISALARGLVDEGLISRRDYAAAIEAAESVFE from the coding sequence TTGAAGGTCTACACGGATAAATTCGTCCTCTCCCCCGGACCTACCGAAATACCCGACGAGATCAGGCTGGCTCTGGCCAGGAAAACAACGAACCCGGACCTCGACCCAGACTTCAGGCAGGAGTACGAGCAAGCCTCGAGGAAGCTCGCGGCCCTGCTGGGCGCTCTAGAACACGACGTCTTAATCATGATGGGCGAGGCCATGTTGGGCCTCGAGGCGTCGGTAGTTAGCCTTCTCGACCGAGGGCAGAAGGCTATAATCGTGTCCAACGGCGTCTTCGGCGAAGGCTTCGCTGAGTTAGTTAGAGCTCACGGAGCCATCCCCGTCGAGGTGAGGCTCGACTGGAGGAGGAGGCTCGACGCCTCAAAGGTGGCCGAGGCCTTGGACTCGAACCCCGACGCGAGGGTCGTATACGCAGTCCACTGCGAGACTCCCACGGGCGTCCTCAACGGGCTCGAAGAACTAGGCAGAATCGCCTCGAGAAGCGGAGCTGTTCTGGTCGTGGATTGCGTCTCGAGCGCCGGGGGGGCCAGAATCGAGGCCTCGGCTTGGAACATCGACGTACTGATCGTGGGGAGCCAGAAGGCCCTGAATCTGCCGAGCGGCCTCACGATCATGGCGATCAACGAGAAGGCGTGGGAGGCGATTGAGAAGAGGAGGCCCGGCGGCTTCTACCTCAACCTGGCCCTCTGGAGGAGCTACGCCAGAGGCGCCGCCGAGATGCCTCCCCACACACTGAGCGACAGCATGGTCTACGCCCTCAACGCGTCGCTGGACGCCTTCTTCAGAGAAGGCCCGACCAACGTCTTCGCTAGGCACGAGCTCGCGAAGAGGGCTTGCTGGAGGGCCGCCGAGGCCTTGGGGCTCGAGCCCTATCCGTCTTCCGAAGAGGACGCGAGCCCGACCGTGACGGCTCTCCTGGCTCCGGAGAGTGTGAACTCCGAGGCTCTCAGGCTCAAGGTGTGGAGGAAGTGCGGGATCATGCTGGGAGGGGGAGTGGGGCCCCTCAGGGGGAGGGTCATCCGGGTGGGTCACATGGGCTTCACCGCCTCGAGGAGCCACGTGATCCTCGCCATCTCGGCCTTGGCCAGGGGGCTCGTCGACGAGGGGCTCATCTCTCGTAGAGATTACGCGGCAGCGATCGAGGCGGCGGAGTCCGTCTTCGAGTAG
- the pheT gene encoding phenylalanine--tRNA ligase subunit beta, producing MPVVAFRISRLDELTGEAAKPLELTEILARLKCEVEEVDPRADRLVVEVTSDRPDLLAPEGLARALKGVAGAERGLPKLRVAGSGFSLRSEAPSSRPYIAVGILEGYELDEGKLVELIQFQEKLHATVGRGRRKVAIGLHALEKLPRGEVLYAEVDIREVEMTPLGSSERLKIEEVLRSTEQGAKYGTISLRSGRYHPAILVDGEVISLPPVINSELTRLEPGSKGLFVDVTGTSWRAVSKTLDLLLSVLSEERGTRIGLVEVKTGSPAPRLPELSRGTMKVESSYVSRKLGLRLEAPKIAELLEVMRWGAEARGDEVIAIYPEHRIDILHPVDLVEDVAIAYGYDELPAEPPRARAKPRRLKSLELSRRLSLLAVGLGFLELRTFVLVPSRLSKLSLSLIRGAANILELVNPVVEDMDSVRPSIIPSLLLSLRENQRNPLPLKLFEVGDVAYVAEDGAVEIDRSLGLAVMDHSVSFEDAQGPLFSILRGLGLEPSTKRRSGGGLLTEGRAADVFVRGELVGAVGEVDPGLLTELDIKYPAAIAEVRLGAIERLLGLK from the coding sequence GTGCCCGTCGTCGCTTTCAGGATTTCTAGGCTCGACGAGCTGACCGGAGAAGCCGCGAAGCCGCTGGAGTTGACCGAGATACTTGCTCGCCTCAAGTGCGAGGTCGAGGAGGTCGACCCGAGGGCCGACAGACTGGTCGTCGAAGTGACCTCGGACAGGCCGGACCTCCTGGCCCCCGAGGGCTTGGCCAGAGCCCTCAAGGGCGTCGCGGGCGCTGAGAGGGGGCTCCCAAAGCTGCGGGTCGCAGGCAGCGGCTTCTCCCTGCGGTCGGAGGCCCCCTCCTCCAGGCCCTACATAGCCGTCGGAATTCTCGAGGGCTACGAGCTCGACGAGGGCAAACTCGTCGAATTGATACAGTTCCAGGAAAAACTCCACGCGACGGTGGGGAGGGGGAGGAGGAAGGTGGCGATAGGGCTCCACGCGCTCGAGAAGCTACCCAGAGGAGAGGTGCTCTACGCGGAGGTCGACATACGCGAAGTCGAGATGACGCCTCTGGGGAGCTCCGAGAGGTTGAAGATCGAAGAGGTGCTGCGGAGCACCGAGCAGGGGGCGAAGTACGGGACCATCAGCCTTCGAAGCGGGAGATACCATCCGGCCATCCTGGTGGACGGCGAGGTGATAAGCCTGCCTCCAGTGATAAACTCGGAGCTGACGAGGCTCGAGCCCGGCTCCAAGGGGCTCTTCGTCGATGTCACAGGCACGAGTTGGCGCGCTGTCTCGAAGACGCTCGATCTCCTCCTCAGCGTCCTCTCGGAGGAGAGAGGGACGAGAATAGGGCTCGTCGAGGTCAAGACCGGTTCCCCGGCCCCCCGGCTCCCCGAGCTCTCGCGAGGTACCATGAAGGTCGAGTCGTCATACGTGAGTAGGAAGCTAGGCCTTAGGCTCGAGGCCCCCAAGATAGCTGAGCTCCTCGAGGTCATGAGGTGGGGGGCCGAGGCGAGAGGAGACGAAGTGATTGCCATCTATCCGGAGCACAGAATCGATATACTCCACCCCGTCGACCTAGTGGAGGACGTGGCTATAGCATACGGGTACGACGAGCTACCGGCCGAGCCGCCGAGGGCTCGAGCGAAGCCGAGGAGGTTGAAGAGCCTCGAGCTCTCGAGGAGGCTCTCTCTCCTGGCCGTGGGCCTGGGCTTCCTGGAGCTGAGAACGTTCGTCCTAGTACCCTCGAGACTCTCTAAGCTCTCCCTCTCGCTGATTCGCGGAGCAGCCAATATATTAGAGCTGGTCAACCCAGTCGTCGAGGACATGGACTCCGTGAGGCCTTCGATCATCCCGTCGCTCCTCCTGAGCCTGAGAGAAAATCAGAGGAATCCTCTGCCCCTCAAGCTCTTCGAGGTGGGTGACGTGGCCTACGTGGCCGAGGACGGCGCGGTCGAGATCGATAGGAGTCTCGGCCTCGCGGTGATGGATCACAGCGTGAGCTTCGAGGATGCCCAGGGCCCCCTCTTCTCCATTCTCAGAGGCCTGGGCCTAGAGCCCTCCACTAAGAGGAGGAGCGGAGGGGGGCTGCTGACCGAGGGAAGAGCTGCAGACGTCTTCGTTCGGGGCGAGCTCGTTGGGGCGGTGGGCGAGGTCGACCCGGGGCTTCTGACCGAGCTCGACATAAAGTATCCGGCGGCCATCGCCGAGGTGCGCCTCGGCGCTATCGAGAGGCTGCTCGGGCTCAAATAA
- a CDS encoding MBL fold metallo-hydrolase: MSSSRPGCVVLEYCGHSCFYVEVGDLRICLDPHDGESVGLGRPSKPADLVLVTHKHFDHDAVSIVSKPDSLVLVELEGFRRLKLREVEVEIEGFRAPHDRVGGRRRGLTSLYKLRVNGVTLIHAGDIGAPLSPDLIEKLSGPRPDFLMVPVGGFFTIEPYEAWELAELVKPVYVVPMHYWVPGSMLPLYPVYDFFLSAKTGRIELDGSSFFYCRGQGEPAEKTRILYFSSMATEPRSPRPASGEPRY; encoded by the coding sequence GTGAGCTCCTCGAGGCCCGGGTGCGTCGTGCTGGAGTACTGCGGTCACTCTTGCTTCTACGTAGAGGTGGGAGACCTCAGAATATGCTTGGACCCTCACGACGGCGAGAGCGTGGGGCTCGGAAGGCCCAGCAAGCCGGCGGACCTCGTGCTCGTGACACACAAGCACTTCGACCACGACGCGGTCTCCATCGTCTCTAAGCCGGACTCCCTCGTGTTGGTCGAGCTGGAGGGGTTCAGAAGGCTCAAGCTGCGAGAAGTGGAAGTAGAGATCGAGGGCTTCAGGGCCCCTCACGATAGAGTAGGAGGAAGGAGGAGAGGACTGACCTCCCTCTACAAACTCAGAGTCAACGGAGTCACGCTGATCCACGCCGGCGACATCGGGGCCCCGCTTTCCCCAGATCTGATTGAGAAGCTCTCCGGTCCCAGGCCGGATTTTCTCATGGTTCCCGTCGGGGGCTTCTTCACCATCGAGCCCTACGAGGCCTGGGAGCTAGCCGAGCTCGTGAAGCCGGTCTACGTGGTCCCCATGCACTATTGGGTCCCGGGCTCCATGCTCCCGCTCTACCCCGTCTACGACTTCTTCCTCTCGGCCAAGACCGGGAGGATAGAGCTCGACGGTTCCTCCTTCTTCTATTGCAGAGGACAGGGAGAGCCGGCGGAGAAGACCAGAATCCTCTACTTCTCCTCAATGGCCACGGAACCGCGCTCTCCGCGCCCCGCGTCGGGAGAGCCCAGATATTGA